From Euwallacea fornicatus isolate EFF26 chromosome 35, ASM4011564v1, whole genome shotgun sequence, a single genomic window includes:
- the LOC136348864 gene encoding small integral membrane protein 8, whose product MSNKNKEAAPGDGIRSLRTSNVFRLVNFELYTKPNIVIMGLGLVALGGCLGYIAYMRQKYEDLGYYGAIKDDGSEEFVKKKSKWDS is encoded by the exons atgtctaataaaaataaggaaGCAGCCCCAGGAGATGGAATCCGCTCTCTTCGAACATCCAATGTGTTTCGACTTGTAAATTTCGAGCTTTACACGAAGCCT aATATTGTCATTATGGGATTAGGATTAGTGGCCCTAGGGGGATGTTTGGGATATATTGCCTACATGAGGCAAAAATATGAAGATTTAGGGTATTATGGGGCAATAAAGGATGATGGCTCTGAGGaatttgtaaagaaaaaatccaagtGGGATTCGTAG